The genomic DNA GCCTTTGCTGAATATATCCTTGGCAGCCTTGCCCAGGTCTGAGTATGAAGGAGGGACAGCCATTGTGCTGGAGGAGACAGAAGTCAGCAACGTCAACCAACGGCTCAGAGAGCAACATGCAACACGTTTCTGCAACAGGCAACACGTTTCTGCAACAGGCAACACGTTTCTGCAACAGGCAACACGTTGGGGCTTTAACAGGGTGATAACCTGATACAGATCGCTGAGTTTCATCGCTggtgcttgtttttgtgtgacgACATAAATCAAACCACCTGTTTGTGCACAggttgttttaatgattttaaaaaggagcGAGAGTCAGAgtctagggatgtaacgatgcatcatgacacgattaaaaatcggttTTTCTtcgcgaatgcgagagaagtgggatgtgttctttttcttacgttatctaaaaaaaaaaaaaatcactggtTGGTGACTCATTTGTTCAATgtcagacgtcaagtcacgtgacttacgtcactacgtaggtacggagcgcagagcgagggaagacatggcgacggtagaaaacagAGGACGCACCGCgcagtttgaaatcattttggattccctatatacacaaatacaatcGTACAACATGTAAgttgcaattttttttataagagaacacaaactgtttgagagtttctgaggAAAGCAactaagattttttttcctacaaataaaaagataattttatttggtcataatatgtctgtagctcattttgataaaaaaaaaaataagaaaatcgtatcgtgaacaaaaaaaagtgaaccatatcgagtcgtgagttgagtgtatcgttacatccctacgTCACATCTGATGGTGCACCACCCGTGAATGAAGgaaagcagacagcagcagcagcagcagaagtcaGTCCGCTCAAACAAAGCAGGGACTGTcttgttattataattaaacCGGCCGAGCCGAGTCGAGCCTGCCGGTGAGCTCCAGCAGCAGAAAGGGAACAAGCTGTTCCCTTTTTagaggcagcagcagggaaCATGTGAAGCTGTGCAGCTCTCAAGGTTGTAGAGGGAGGCCTTCATCCTcatcctgatgatgatgatgatgcacacGATCAAGTGTAGGAGATGTGAGAGATCTCTGCATGAACAATGTCTTTTATTATTTGGGACAAAGGACAGCAGATGGGCCAgcagaggaggtgtgtgtgtgtgtgtgtgtgtgtgtgtgtgtgcgtgtgtgtagggGGGGTTGACAGCTAGAGTAGAGTAGCTAACTAGCAATGATACACACATTGTAACCCCCcgaaaaaacacaatgtaaaccCCTAAAAAACGCATTGAAACCACCTAAAAAACATAATGTAACCACCTAAAAAACACATCGTAACCCCCTAAAAAACGCATCGTAACCCCCTAAAAAACGCATCGTAACCCCCTAGAAAACATAATGTAACCCCCTAAAAAACGCATCATAACcccctaaaaaacacaatgtaaccccctaaaaaacacaatgtaaccccctaaaaaacacattgtaaccacctaaaaaacacaatgtaaccacctaaaaaacacaatgtaaccaCCTAAAAGAACACAATGTAACCCCCTAAAAAACGCATCGTAAAcccctaaaaaacacaatgtaaccacctaaaaaacacaatgtaaccccctaaaaaacacaatgtaaccacctaaaaaacacaatgtaacccCCTAAGAAACACATTGTAAAcccctaaaaaacacaatgtaacccCCTAAGAAACACAATGTAACCCCCTAAAAAAACGCATCGTAACcccctaaaaaacacaatgtaaccacctaaaaaacacaatgtaaccccctaaaaaacacaatgtaaccaCCTAAAAAACGCACTGTAACCCCCTAAAAAAACACATCGTAACCACCTAAAAAACACATCGTAACCCCCTAAGAAACACAATGTAACCCCCTAAAAAACATCGTAACCCCCTAAGAAACACAATGTAACCCCctaaaaaacatattgtaaccccctaaaaaacatattgtaaccccctaaaaaacacaatgtaacccCCTAAGAAACACATCGTAACCCCCTAAGAAACACATCGTAACCCCCTAAGAAACACAATGTAACCCCCTAAAAAAACGCATCGTAACCccctaaaaaacacattgtaacccactaaaaaacacaatgtaaccccctaaaaaaaacacattgtaaccccctaaaaaacacaatgtaaccacctaaaaaaaacacatcgtaaccccctaaaaaacacaatgtaaccccctaaaaaacacaatgtaaccacctaaaaaacacaatgtaaccaCCTAAAAAAACGCATCGTAACcccctaaaaaacacaatgtaaccccctaaaaaacacaatgtaaccacctaaaaaacacaatgtaaccacctaaaaaaacacaatgtaaccccctaaaaacacattgtaaccccttaaaaaacacaatgtaacccCCTAAGAAACACAATGTAACCCCCTAAGAAACACAATGTAACCCCCTAAGAAACGCACTGTAACCcctacacatatacacacacatgcacacacatgcacacacaccccaccTACACACCCCTTCACAGCTGTGGAGGGGTGTGTaggtagggtgtgtgtgtgtggctagttagcagctaaatgctaaaCTAAACTCGCAGTTTATAATGGCTGCTCTATCACGCAGGGATTAAACTGTGCGTTACAAGGCTGAGCatcgttacacacacacacacacacacacacacacacacacacacacacacacacacacacacacacaccgcgaGCTAAATCCCGCTAGCTGCGAGGCTAACCTTATCAAAGCGGCGGGAACCGTTACGTTAATTATCATCAGATTGTTACATTATTTAACGTTATATTCACGTTTACCCAGCGTTGTTTGAGTGTTTGCGTGCCGTTCTTACCGGTGTGACGTCGGTTCTTTGTCGGTTCTTTGTCGGTTCTTTGTCGGTTCTTTCGTTTCGTCCCTGACGTGATGCTGCACTGACAGCTAGCTTAGCTCAACAGGGGCACAATGAAGGAGACACACGGAGCATGCGCGGTGTCACGGCAGGAAGTGAGgggctttaaaaaataaaagccttgaattgattttatacatatattatattatattatatttacactACCTTACCTTACTTAttagtatttatattatattatattatcagtacattacattacattcactctgatatatattatatttattatataatattacattatttatattacattacttacattacattacattacattacattacattatattatttatattatattatatacatgcatatatttatattatattatattatattctattatattaaattaaattaaatcatattaaattaaattaaatcaaatttaattatgatgttttactttaatttacatttatttacattatttatttggtattttacatgaataaatatagaataaataaGGTATGCATTGATAACTCCCATTaagaaaattattttatgtattacaAGTTTTTGAAGTTCACATATGGCATATATGTGTTGCTGTCATGTCTCTGTTggacttttctttgtttgctggCACAGTACagtttacttctgctgtgacTAACATCTGTTTTGCCGTAGATAGACGGCTGCCCCGGGATATTTGAATATTAGTGCTGATAAGTACTAAACATCTGTTCTGACAAACAGATACGGAGCGCTCTTATCTCCTGAGATGACTTTAAAAAGAAACCGCCTTCAACAATCTAAGATAAGCACACTTTAGTGGATGTGAGCCAGCAAATCCCAGTAAGAGAATCTCTCTGTGAGATGTCTTCACTTTAAGTATTTACATCTTTTATATCATAAAAATACTCAAATTATGTTCTGCATTTAAAGTTAACCAAACCAATTAatagtaattaattaattataattcatattttgttattttcccaATAATGTCACCATGTTaccattttttaattaaattaaatatataccCACTGTTAATGCCAAGTGATTACCTGTTGTTTTCACATTACTACCACACTACAACACGTTGTTATTGtactatcattattattattatttccaaaaTTGTCCCTGAATTATTACAAACAGatacatatttaattacagatcctttcaaatacatttgtacgtaattaaaaataatagtaGTAGTTTTCCAtaaatttacagttttgtttgtttgattcagtttgattcctttctttgtttagttattattaatagcctaatttatgacattttattcctaaaaactgcaaatattttattacttttatggTATTTTCTGATAAAATCATACAAACCTgtgaaaagacaacaacaacaaaatgaaactaGAATTTTTATCCTGCCTTTCTATCAAATATTAAGATTTCTGttctgaaaaatgtttcaaattagTGCATTTTAGATTACATAATTCCTCATTTGaactttttatacaaaaaataatgtcaTGTCACCTTATCCACCTGTAGTGTCTTCCCgtaaactgagaaaataaagattCACATTGAGTGTTTTTACAGTCGTGTTTGTATTCTGTGCACTGTAGCTGTGCTGCAGATAGAAGTGTGCAGGGTGGAGTCTTCTTGTCTGTTTCTGACACCTTTCTCTCGCTGATAGTCGCCCCGCGTGTAGCGGCGTGGCACAAAGGATGGTGATCTGTTGgcggctgttttattttgtaggtgTCCTGTAACTTGATGAGTTTTGACCTGTGTCCTGTCACTCGTGTGTTTAGTCAGTGTCCagccttctttgttttcttggacCTTACCTGTCTCATGAACTTTGGTTCTTCAAGGATTTCTTTGCATGTTTGGACTGCTTTTGTACCGGCCTGAGAACCTGTAAGTACATTCACCTTTGTGATTATGAAACCATTGTTCTGCCTTTGTAGTCCTATCCTTCATGTTCCTGGTTACCCTaaactgtgacagaaatatCTCAAACTTGAGATGTACATCAGGCATTTCtggtccccagaagatgaatccaGTAGACTTTGGTGATTCTCAGATATTTCTTGTGGCACCACCAACAGCTCAAacttatccagtgaaatatctcaacagctacCTGAAACAATATTTTGTACAACCAATCAgggtccccagatgatgaagcCTAATAACCTGATTTTCCTAAAGATGAGGTCCACGCTTTAGTATAGGTGAGGATAGATTGTAATAACTCACTCACATTTAGACGACACCTGACAATCCATCAACAGCACCTGGTCAGGTGAGTGAGGTTTCAAACAGGATGTAGTCAGAGGGAAGTTACCACTGAGCTTAGAGCGTCAGCGGGTTGCAATAAGTCGACTTGTGAACAGCGTGAGACGTCTGAGACGAGCTGTAATTGATGGTCAAGGATACGTGACAAATTACTGAGTCATTGGCATGTTTCGTTGTGGTATACACACCACTGTTGTCAacttttgtttcattaaattgAGATTAAGAACATTACATTTTCCAGAAATTTCAGGTCAAATATCCCTAACATTTTGTGAGtagtatatagatatatatatataggtcaaaggaaagatgtgaaggacaGTTTATAAAGAATCTAACTCCACCTTCATGGCTACGTAATTATGCAATGGTGGATGTTGTAGACATGGGCCTGCAAAGACATGCAGAGCAGCGTTATCTCCTTTCTGTTGAAGCCGCTTAAATACTTTGAGGTTGTTTTCCTCAGTTAGGAATCTTCCTAAACTGATTCGACCGCAGCCCTCATCTTATCTCGTCGATATTATGACTGTTCTTGCTGTAATAAGTTGTTGGCCTTTTCTCCTTGTCTTAAGTTTCTCCCAGTCTTTGAGATGGAGCAGCTTAGTTACACCGGACAACTTCTGATGAAGTTGAACCAGCAACGATCCAAAGGACACTTGTGTGACGTGATCATCATGGTGGAAAACGTTCTCTTCCGAGCCCACAAGAACGTCCTGGCAGCCTGCAGCAGCTACTTTAAATGCCTTGTGCTGCGCGACAACCTCATCACGCTGAACACGAAGATGGTGAAGCCCTCTGTGTTCAAAGAGGTGAGCCATCCGACATAACGCGTGATTTCTGTTCATCTAAAAGGTGTGTGACGACATGTTTTTCATGCTCTATCAGGTGCTGGACTTCATCTACACAGGTCAGCTGGCTACCGTTCACCACGCGAGTAACTTGGGTGTGTCCGCACTCCTCAGAGCTGCTTCCTACCTTCAGCTGTCAGACTTAGCAGCTCTCTGTCGCAGGATACTTTGCAAACCCTGCAGCTCTTCCTTGACCACCAACGGCCACCTCCACCATCGCTCTGGGAGTATGGAGGTCAAAAACTCAACTCAAGATGGACTCCAAGCGTTGGATCTGTCCAAGGAGGAGCTTCTTACTGCACAATGTGGGTCTGTCAACCCATCAGCAGCAGTGAAGATCAATGAAAGTGAAGGAAAGGGGGTCAGCGAAGAGCTGGCAAGAAGCAGTAATTCATCTGATGATGTTCCCATTAACTCCACCTCAACTTCCTATTACCCAAGACTAGAGCGTGGCGGGCCGTGGGTCCACAAGAGGTTCCGATGCATCaagagacaggaagtcaaagaAGGGGAAAAGATGTTGTCAGAGCTGGAGGTCCAAGCCGAAGTTGGACAGGAAGATTCGGCTCCAAAGAACATCTTTCAGCCTGCTTTGCCCGACACTCTGCATCTGTGCGTTCCTTGCGGGAAAGCCTTCCCGAGCTCTGAGCAGTTCATCGCTCATGTCAGCTCGCACACGGCCGAAGAGCTGAGAACCAAAGCTGAGGACGCAGACGAGGGAAGCTTCATCAAGACTGAAGATCAGCTGCCACCACAGtccctgaaagaaaacacaaaaccagaCGTGACGCCACATTGTTACGTGTGCTCGGTGTGCAGTAAGAGCTACATGGACGTGGTTCTGCTGAGGCAGCACGAGAGGATCCACCTGCTGAGCAGGCCTTTCTCCTGCAACATCTGCGGGCAGCTGTTCACGCAGAGGGGCACCATGACGCGGCACATGCGCAGCCACCTCGGGGTCAAACCGTTCGCGTGCGAGGTGTGCGGCATGCGCTTCACGCGGCAGTACCGCAAGATGGAGCACATGCGGGTTCACTCAGGGGAGAAGCCGTACGAGTGTCACCTCTGCGGGGTGAAGTTCTCCCAGCAACGGAGCATCATCAGCCACTTGAAGATGCACACAGTGATCTGAAGATATAGCTCAAACCAGACAAACTTTAGTGCAATTTATACCTCATTTTATACACTAATAACTCATAAATGATAAAACTTTATATGATCCAGTGAGTGTAAGTATAGGATAAAGTAATTAACTGACAGAACAGGGAGAATAGTTTTTCGAAGGTTGGATTTGAGCActaaaaatgtgacaatttatttaatcttgtgatttttctgttacaaaatcacatgaaatagttcaaactaataaaaacttTGAGCCTTTACCACAAACTTGAGCACGGTATCCAAGACTCTGGACATGGAGACTCTTTATCTGGGgcactgagctgctgcaggactgTTTTCTGCTGGTTAGGCCTCTCCCGCCTCGTCTTGCAGCCTTAATAAGCTGAATCATCTCGGGACGACGTCCTCTTGGCCTCCTCCTGGAAGGCTCTTTGGTTTGGTTGTTGATCGTGTTTAGCTTTGGTTCACGTAGGTTAAGTTAGCACATGCACTCACTACTGATACTGACATAACACAATGTTTGGCTCAGTTAAACTTTGATGAGAGGTaccgggttcaaatcccagacAATTGAAGAACCTAAGAAAGAGGGAGGACCGCACATGAAGAGTTTAAATGAaccaaaaatgatttattaaaatgagAATAAGTCGTAATAAAAGTGatatttatgaaaatgaaagtaCACAAATATAAGTTGCAATACTACAGTGTAATAATAGTGTGCATGCTGCGTGATAAACAGTTTTCCTATTATTCATAATAAACTCTAAATATTGTTGTATTTATATCTCgtttggcttttgttttgtttttggatgtgaggtgtgtttgtgtttaagtcTGTTTATAGACAATATGTGAGATATTTACTGTTTAAATCACTTAATAACTGTGTTACGTCATTAGAGATTAAGGAAATATGAGTTTCTTAACAACACTACAGccaatgtgtttctttttttgcttgtgtttttgcGTCCTGTGCCCATGTCGAGATGTCGAAGCAGTCAAACAAAGTAGATCAATGGAGTGACATTTCTACCCAACCTAAAAAGCTCCACAAGTTGTTAAAACACGAGTAAATATTGGAGATAATCTGAGACAGTTTACAGTCTGTTCAATCTGCGGTACCAATTTTTAGgcactagatgtcactgttaCACCCAAACtcacatattgttcctttaaataTAACGATGACAGTAAACGTGGAGACCAAACAATAAAGATTACAGTTAAACGAACAAATAAATCAGCAGTCTGATGAAATGTACACACATTTAATCTGGAAATAAGAAGTTTTTTACACATTATCAGAATAAAACAGATGAGACCTTAATCTGAACCGGCAAtgatacacacactcacacacacacagtataacacACTGATAAACACTTGTGGTTCACAGATAACGGTGGACGTTAAGGGATAACTGACATTTAATCcactacattaaaaaaaggctCTGTAAATACTCAAAGTTCATCCCTCTGTGATGCAAAGACAGCAGCTGCGACATAAAACACTCCTCACAAGGACTGAAGGAATTATAGCATTTCattgaacacaacacacaagtaCTGTATCGACATCCATGAATATATTGCAtaagtctttttttctgtcaagtATTACTACAGTTGTGTTTCTACCGAGGGTAGGAGAAATGGCTTTTTAGGTTTATTCATCGTCTGCATCAGTAACAGTAAGATCATCCGACACGACCTGAACCCGACAGGATCGCTACGACTCACACGGGAATGTTTCCAAACAGGGTCACAGGTGCTACAAAGGGTATGCAAACATGTAGAACAACCTGTAATCGGACACGTTTTATTGAGACAggacaaacaaaatatttgagaCAAACATGCTGTGACGTAGAGCTGACCAGACTTTCCTGACAGCTCTTTATTATCGGACTTTTCCCACTACAGGAACCAgaacagctttttattttatttattcatttgcacTGTTCTCCAACCTGGAGCTGCTCGGTACCAGGAAACAACCCAGAACCAAGTAACCCAAGCGTTCCATCATTTTGGTACCCACATCTAGAAAAAGTTGAAGTTTGCTTGGCTTTGATCGCAACACAACCGTTCTTTGACCACAGCTATGACAGTCCGTGGTCAAGTTGAACGCCGTGCACATGATGGTATTAATAAGTATTGACTGAAGTACTTTAATCTGTATCACTCTAAAAAGGTACTCGTATTGGTACTTGTTTAATAATACCCTGCCGTACTGCTCAGGAAAGTTTTAGGTACTCTCAGGCGGAAAGACGGCAACAACGTGTCTGCGACGGGGAGATTATTAAAAAAGGGGAACGCCCTCGATTTTatatcaaagtctgtttacgTGCAAAGAGTTGTTGTTTCAGAGAGCGGCTTGATAAATCGCCTCGAATGAAACAAAGTTCACAGACTTGTGTAGCTGCTACTCGTCTGTACTGACAACAAACTGTCATTTGTCCGTGTAAAACTGTTGGTTGTTTGCAGCGTTGGGGAGCACACTACGGGTTTAACcacatttaagaaaataaatgtaatactCAAATACTTTAATACTCAAAACAGATCAGGATTTAGgttttattaagttttatgGGCGTTCTACTGGATTAGTTCTGTTCTTTTGTTACATTGAAGTCAGAAATAAACACCCAGTGTCGTTTagacagttttttaaaaaggaaaagggaaagTTTCCTCTgtttgtaaaacacaaaatatcacaaacactggaaacaaatatgaaaacattgaTATATAACTAACTCCAGCATCCATCCAACAATCGttaaaaaacaggtttttatcaGTAAAGAGACCAAATAATTTGG from Larimichthys crocea isolate SSNF chromosome IX, L_crocea_2.0, whole genome shotgun sequence includes the following:
- the hic2 gene encoding hypermethylated in cancer 2 protein gives rise to the protein MEQLSYTGQLLMKLNQQRSKGHLCDVIIMVENVLFRAHKNVLAACSSYFKCLVLRDNLITLNTKMVKPSVFKEVLDFIYTGQLATVHHASNLGVSALLRAASYLQLSDLAALCRRILCKPCSSSLTTNGHLHHRSGSMEVKNSTQDGLQALDLSKEELLTAQCGSVNPSAAVKINESEGKGVSEELARSSNSSDDVPINSTSTSYYPRLERGGPWVHKRFRCIKRQEVKEGEKMLSELEVQAEVGQEDSAPKNIFQPALPDTLHLCVPCGKAFPSSEQFIAHVSSHTAEELRTKAEDADEGSFIKTEDQLPPQSLKENTKPDVTPHCYVCSVCSKSYMDVVLLRQHERIHLLSRPFSCNICGQLFTQRGTMTRHMRSHLGVKPFACEVCGMRFTRQYRKMEHMRVHSGEKPYECHLCGVKFSQQRSIISHLKMHTVI